In Bosea vestrisii, the following are encoded in one genomic region:
- the pobA gene encoding 4-hydroxybenzoate 3-monooxygenase: MRTQVVIVGAGPSGLLLGQLLSRQGIDNVILERKSADYVLSRIRAGVLEQGTVELLHEAGVGARLAEEGLPHDGFSLAFEGRLQRVDLKGLTGKQVTVYGQTEVTQDLMEARQAAGTTTFYKAEDVQLHDFDSASPRVSFISEGRRREIACDFIAGCDGFHGVCRASVPSGAIETFERVYPFGWLGLLTDQPPAAHELVYASSPFGFALCSMRSQTRSRYYVQVPLDEKVEAWSDERFFDELRRRVPDEVAAAVTSGSSLEKSIAPLRSFVTEPLRFGRLFLAGDAGHIVPPTGAKGLNLAASDVRYLFEALREHYVEHSDAGLDAYSGRALARVWKAVRFSWQMTNLLHLFPEASTFDQRIRRAEFDYLTQSSAALASVAENYVGLPY; the protein is encoded by the coding sequence GTCGGCGCCGGGCCGTCCGGCCTGCTGCTCGGCCAGCTGCTGAGCCGCCAGGGCATCGACAACGTCATCCTGGAACGCAAGAGCGCGGATTACGTGCTGTCGCGCATCCGCGCCGGCGTGCTCGAACAGGGCACGGTCGAGCTTCTGCACGAGGCTGGCGTCGGTGCGCGCCTTGCTGAAGAGGGCCTGCCGCATGACGGCTTCTCGCTCGCCTTCGAGGGGCGCCTGCAGCGCGTCGACCTCAAGGGCCTGACCGGCAAGCAGGTGACGGTCTATGGCCAGACCGAGGTTACGCAGGACCTGATGGAAGCAAGGCAGGCCGCCGGCACGACGACCTTCTACAAAGCCGAGGACGTCCAGCTGCACGATTTCGACAGCGCCTCGCCGCGCGTCAGCTTTATCTCCGAAGGCCGGCGGCGCGAGATCGCCTGCGACTTCATCGCCGGCTGCGACGGCTTCCACGGCGTCTGCCGCGCCTCGGTGCCATCAGGCGCGATCGAGACTTTCGAGCGCGTCTATCCCTTCGGCTGGCTCGGCCTGCTGACGGACCAGCCACCGGCGGCGCATGAGCTGGTCTATGCCAGCTCGCCCTTCGGCTTCGCATTGTGCTCGATGCGCTCGCAGACCCGCAGCCGCTACTATGTCCAGGTTCCGCTCGACGAGAAGGTCGAGGCCTGGTCGGACGAGCGCTTCTTCGACGAGTTGCGCCGGCGCGTGCCGGATGAAGTCGCGGCGGCGGTGACGTCGGGATCGTCGCTCGAGAAGAGCATCGCGCCGCTGCGAAGCTTCGTCACCGAGCCCTTGCGCTTCGGCCGGCTCTTCCTTGCCGGCGATGCCGGCCACATCGTGCCGCCGACCGGCGCCAAGGGGCTGAACCTTGCGGCGAGCGATGTGCGCTACCTGTTCGAGGCGTTGCGCGAACATTATGTCGAGCACTCCGATGCCGGGCTCGACGCCTATTCCGGCCGGGCGTTGGCGCGGGTCTGGAAGGCGGTGCGCTTCTCCTGGCAGATGACCAACCTGCTCCACCTCTTCCCGGAGGCGAGCACTTTCGACCAGCGCATCCGGCGGGCCGAGTTCGACTATCTTACGCAATCGTCGGCAGCGCTCGCCAGCGTCGCGGAGAACTATGTCGGCCTGCCCTATTGA
- a CDS encoding SRPBCC family protein, with product MTALDLQPATQDIVVDEILPHAPETIWKALTSSALIARWIMEPFGFAPVEGTRFTFRTTPAGAWDGTIRCQVLEVIPNQCLAYSWKGGDDGNAGYGSRLDTIVTWTLSRAASGTRVRLVHSGFELPRNEAAFTNMGRGWKTILPRLGDVAGEQG from the coding sequence ATGACCGCTCTCGACCTGCAGCCTGCCACGCAGGACATCGTCGTCGACGAAATCCTTCCGCACGCCCCGGAGACGATCTGGAAGGCGCTGACCTCGAGCGCGCTGATCGCGCGCTGGATCATGGAGCCGTTCGGCTTCGCTCCTGTCGAGGGGACGCGCTTCACCTTCAGGACGACGCCGGCCGGCGCCTGGGACGGCACGATCCGCTGCCAGGTGCTGGAGGTGATCCCGAACCAATGCCTGGCCTATTCCTGGAAGGGCGGCGACGACGGCAATGCCGGCTACGGCTCCCGGCTCGATACGATCGTCACCTGGACACTGTCCCGGGCAGCGAGCGGCACCCGCGTGCGCCTCGTCCATTCCGGCTTCGAGCTGCCGCGCAACGAAGCCGCGTTCACGAATATGGGCCGCGGCTGGAAGACTATTCTGCCGCGCCTCGGCGACGTCGCTGGCGAGCAGGGCTGA
- a CDS encoding ArsR/SmtB family transcription factor, giving the protein MLEIAPVSTVMRALADPTRRAVFERISACDEITVAELTRGSGVTQGAISQHLKSLKQAGLVAERPDGRNVFYRAEPEGLAPLVDWIGHYGVFWRERFANLRTLLKEIDP; this is encoded by the coding sequence ATGCTTGAGATCGCCCCCGTCTCCACCGTCATGCGCGCACTCGCCGATCCGACACGGCGGGCCGTGTTCGAACGGATTTCCGCTTGCGACGAGATCACCGTCGCAGAACTGACCCGCGGTAGCGGGGTGACGCAGGGCGCCATCTCCCAGCACCTCAAATCGCTCAAGCAGGCCGGCCTCGTCGCTGAGCGCCCGGACGGCCGTAACGTCTTCTATCGCGCCGAGCCGGAGGGGCTGGCGCCGCTCGTCGACTGGATCGGCCATTACGGCGTCTTCTGGCGCGAGCGCTTCGCCAACCTCCGCACTCTTCTCAAGGAGATCGACCCATGA
- a CDS encoding GFA family protein, with the protein MNNAYKGGCACRAIRYEVAAEPVESNDCQCRQCQQQSGTGHSSYLSFVGAPVTVEGEATTWDVVGEGGTVKRCAFCPTCGSPVYLSFPDIPDLFIVRAGSLDEPSRYKPEMVFWHSVAQPWDHLPPGILKHEKLPPR; encoded by the coding sequence ATGAACAATGCCTACAAGGGCGGCTGCGCCTGCCGCGCGATCCGCTATGAGGTCGCGGCCGAGCCGGTCGAGAGCAATGACTGCCAATGCCGCCAGTGCCAGCAGCAGAGCGGCACCGGCCACAGCTCCTATCTGAGTTTCGTCGGCGCGCCGGTCACGGTCGAAGGCGAGGCGACGACCTGGGACGTCGTTGGGGAGGGCGGCACGGTCAAGCGCTGCGCCTTCTGCCCGACCTGCGGCTCGCCCGTCTATTTGAGCTTTCCGGACATTCCCGACCTGTTCATCGTGCGCGCCGGCAGCCTCGACGAACCCAGCCGTTATAAGCCGGAGATGGTCTTCTGGCATTCGGTTGCCCAGCCTTGGGACCATCTGCCTCCGGGCATCCTGAAACATGAGAAACTACCGCCGCGATAA